DNA from Paraburkholderia largidicola:
TTCCTGGCCGTAGCGATTCTGCACATAGACGCCCGGCACCGTCTTCAACACGTCGCGCAACGTGAAAGCATAGGTGCTCGCGTACGATTCGCTGTCGACGAAGCCGACTGAGCCGGCTGTCTCGAACAGCTTGCGCCGTTGCTCGCCGACGGTCTGTGAAGTCAGCGACGGTTGCGTCGTGTCCATCACGACGACGGCGGGCAGTGTCGCTTCCGCGAGCGGCGCTTCGTTCGGACCGCTTTGCGCAAACGCACTGCCCGCGAAGATGAGTGCCGCGCTCGACATCGGGAGGCGTCGGTTGAGTGGATGATTCATGATTGCTGTCCCCTGGTCGTGTGTCGATTGTTGTTGGTCGCCCTATTCATTGCGCCGGTACGAGTCGAACCTGAGGAGCGGGGCTGTGAACGGTGTGCCAGTCTTGTCCTTCGACGGGAATGTCGGTCCAGTCGCGCTTGCCGTTTTCGCAGGTCTGCACGACAGGGAAATAAAGCGTCTTGCCCGCAGTGGTGGGCAGCTTCATGACCAGACCGAAGGTGTCATAGAGACTGTCCGGGAGTGGGCCGCCGCGCCATTCGACGGCCGCGACCGCCTTGTCGATCGTCATCCCATGTTCGAGCTTCAGCGGAGGGTCGATGGAGCGAGTCACGATGCTCACGGTCCAGCCCGGCTTCATTTGCGGCTTGATCGACAGCACGCCATCGGGAATCCCGACGCGCAATGCCACCGTTGATGACCCGTCGCATCCGTGCGGGACTTTCAACGATGTTTCGAAATAACTGCCGGCCTTGCCTTGATCCGGCTGGGCGACGATGTGCGCGTGTGCGCAGCGGCTGGCGACCGTGGCGGCCAGTGCGACGAATACGAAGAGAATGGGCGCGACTACTCGCTGCCCACGCCGTGGACGTGTGTACATGTCAGTTTCCTGGAGTCGGTGAATGGTCCGCCGCCGGGCGGCGCACATATCGGATCAGGAAGCGACATGCGGTGGGTCGCGCGACCACGCGAAGACATAGCGTCGCAGCGTGGTTGGCGTCGCCGGGGCTTCGACGCAAGTGCCTTCGCTGAACAGCACGGGCAACGGTTTTGCTGACGGCGCGCTGTGCAGCGGCGGATGGTGCACGAGCAGATCACAGTAGCCGCACGTGCTGTCCGCCCGGTCGCGATGTGCGGCGGGATCATGCGCATGCGAATCCGCGTCCGGCTGCGTCGAGCAGAGATCGGCGGATAACTGCTGCACGTCCATTGCTGCGCGCAATTGCGTCACGACAGGCGCAGCAATGGCGAGCCAGACCGCAAACAGGCAGGTCCATGCTATTTGACGAACAGGTGCGCTGGCTCGTGTCATGGCGAATCGTTGTGCGGCTATGGTCTACATCGCGTTGGGATCGGTGACGAAGCTGACCTTGGTCAAGCCCGCCGATTGAGCAGCGGACAACAGTCTTGCCACGCGCTCATAACGCACGCCACCGTCTGCTGCGAGCCGTATCTCGGGCTGCGGGGCAATCTTCGCTGCAGCGGCAAGCCGCCCGACGACAGCCGGATCGTCGAGCGCCTCGCCGTTCCAGCGCATCTCGCCGGCGGCATCGATGGCTACGTCCACATGCGCTGTGCGAAGGTCTTCGTGCTGACTGCTCGCGTGTGGCAACTGGACGCGGGCTGCATCGTGAATGACGGGTAACGTGACCATGAAGACGATAAGCAGCACCAGCATCACGTCAACAAGCGGCGTCATGTTGATTTCGCTGATGACGGCACCTTCGTGGTCGGAAGAAAAAAGATCGATGGCCATAACAATCACCTCGCGTTGGCGGTGCGCAATGGCTGGGGCGTCGTCGGGCGCGATGCGCAGGCGGGCGTGGTGCCCGTCAGCAGCAGCAAGTGCAGCGCATGTGCAAAGCGGCTCAGCCTGGCGACGGTATCCCGGTGCAAGCGTGCCAGTCCGTTGTAGCCCAGCACGGCCGGAATGGCGACGAACAGGCCGAGCGCCGTCATGATCAACGCTTCGCCGACCGGCCCCGCCACCTGACCAATGCTCGCCTGACCCACTGTTCCGAGCATCAGCAACGCGTGATAGATGCCCCACACTGTGCCGAACAGACCGACGAACGGAGCCGTCGAGCCGATGGATGCCAGCACGGCAAGACCGCGTTGCAGCCGGGAGGCCCTCTCGTCGAGCGACGACTTCAGGTTGCGCAGCAGCCAGTCGCTCGGATCGACGCGATCTTGCAGCCGGCCGCGGTTCGCCTCGTGATGCGTGGCGGCAGCTTGCGCGGCGCTCGCGAGGTCATGTAGCGGGGTGCCGGGTCCGCCGAGTCCGCGCAATCCTGTTTCGAAGTCGCTGGCGCGCCAGAACTGCTGTTCTGCAGTTACCACGAGTCGCCTGACGCGCCAGAACTCAAACGCTTTGGCGACGATCACGCTCCATGACAGGATCGACATCGCAACCAGGATCGTGGCAATGGCGCGCGTGGCGATGTCGCCTTGCTGCCAGAGGTGGAGTAGTCCGTATGCGTGCATGACCGTGACTCCTTTAGTTAGTGAAACCGAATGTGAAAGGGACAGCGGCTGTCGCGCGTTTCACGGTTCCGTCCACGATATGCGGCGTACAGGTGCTGGCGAGTACGGCGTCGCGGGCGGCATCGTCGAGACGCCTGTAGCCGCTGCTGCGCACGACATGCGCCGATTCGATAGCTCCGCGTTCATCGATGAGCAGTTGCACGATGGCCGTGCCTGCTTCCTGCAGACGTTTGGACATCGGCGGATAGGGCGGCTTGACCATTGCGCAGTCGAGGCGGTTGACGACTGCAATGGCGGCCGTCGGCGGCGATGCGGCGGGCCGGGGCGCGGTCGCAGCGGGTGTCGAAGGCGCCTCGGGTGCGGTCGATGTGCTTGCAGGTGCCGTGTCCTGTTGCTCCGGCGAATGGATCTGTAGCGTTTGATTCGAGCCGGTCGTGGGGACGACGCGCCGTGATTGTGGTTTGACTTGAGGAGACGGCGGCGTCGGACGGCGAGCCGGTCGGTGCGCGGCGGCGCGGGGTGGTTGCGCGATATCCTCGCTGTTTTCCTTCGTGTCGCCGCGCGGAATGCTTGGGACCGATGCGACCGGCGGCGCGCTCAACGTTACTGTCAGGGTTCGAACCGGTTGAACCCGCAA
Protein-coding regions in this window:
- a CDS encoding YcnI family protein, with translation MYTRPRRGQRVVAPILFVFVALAATVASRCAHAHIVAQPDQGKAGSYFETSLKVPHGCDGSSTVALRVGIPDGVLSIKPQMKPGWTVSIVTRSIDPPLKLEHGMTIDKAVAAVEWRGGPLPDSLYDTFGLVMKLPTTAGKTLYFPVVQTCENGKRDWTDIPVEGQDWHTVHSPAPQVRLVPAQ
- a CDS encoding DUF2946 domain-containing protein, which encodes MTRASAPVRQIAWTCLFAVWLAIAAPVVTQLRAAMDVQQLSADLCSTQPDADSHAHDPAAHRDRADSTCGYCDLLVHHPPLHSAPSAKPLPVLFSEGTCVEAPATPTTLRRYVFAWSRDPPHVAS
- a CDS encoding ExbD/TolR family protein, yielding MAIDLFSSDHEGAVISEINMTPLVDVMLVLLIVFMVTLPVIHDAARVQLPHASSQHEDLRTAHVDVAIDAAGEMRWNGEALDDPAVVGRLAAAAKIAPQPEIRLAADGGVRYERVARLLSAAQSAGLTKVSFVTDPNAM
- a CDS encoding MotA/TolQ/ExbB proton channel family protein; this translates as MHAYGLLHLWQQGDIATRAIATILVAMSILSWSVIVAKAFEFWRVRRLVVTAEQQFWRASDFETGLRGLGGPGTPLHDLASAAQAAATHHEANRGRLQDRVDPSDWLLRNLKSSLDERASRLQRGLAVLASIGSTAPFVGLFGTVWGIYHALLMLGTVGQASIGQVAGPVGEALIMTALGLFVAIPAVLGYNGLARLHRDTVARLSRFAHALHLLLLTGTTPACASRPTTPQPLRTANAR
- a CDS encoding energy transducer TonB produces the protein MVKPPYPPMSKRLQEAGTAIVQLLIDERGAIESAHVVRSSGYRRLDDAARDAVLASTCTPHIVDGTVKRATAAVPFTFGFTN